The following proteins are encoded in a genomic region of Cuculus canorus isolate bCucCan1 chromosome 21, bCucCan1.pri, whole genome shotgun sequence:
- the TTC34 gene encoding tetratricopeptide repeat protein 34, with the protein MSPQELATLLCEEGDHHLAQQELPVATAFYMAAFSCSAPTAVQKVNSLDKGLWEKVMTTLEMWCKGENQIPKIQSKNLAVVSLSVGIAAIFLSTLSPNNVVSSVYKLESLLRRGCSEEVVSKCNALLEANPKDSMELLLLRALAWVLSGTQVGKGVADYIQAFVMHRAEAVAYVSSRQKEHLPEVIQAFSNCLSAYQKENEDDSSSDQWLGNCCDFLSAVAPEDIWVCRVQAAYLLKKRRFEECVAICSKALQGFSADNNLRDEKALALLLQRAAAYFFLGGQMQEMMQDLAEAFAANPAQAMKHFEELFAPHDRESIEEQARTVLELKFAAYREAVRTRTELRGNHGTELLPSVIQTVQFLLHISLGSKRELSVRLADCHLLHGHIRTALDICDYLLAAEQKTYYNTLLALRGFCSLHTHNHQEALQDFQKVIEHDSPHPNSCIKALCGRGLLRISGGSHYLTALDYITACQLKLEETIFTIKSYVPWNQRGLLLKVLQEEGQKMLQKKRDAPGVYHLASLLVELDTSDEVSRILRADSLYQMGRVEEAHKLLSLALSESPQSSPILARLALLQLKKGFMYDGNQLLKKVIRIGDTSCLLPIMDIFKDEDRKLMKTHCHCRALTILKDKREDADIKEAIAYLSFAIIASGGYAEDCLLIRARCYGRLGQKKTAIFDFNAILKEDPRNAQALSGRGFIHLALKQQKEAVQDLVSALKVEAGVVIPAILSLKHEARRLITQWLLQHGRMTLTELVATKDLSKREPFRDLLMIAKALIKICKDSQYHIFYTDVLIANGRYEEAVNHLREAFGHSLADDFASARLAVLQLKRRNVPVAARSFSNLAKRDERELGFLLNFIDAKQQQHLSQIAAQEGNVLMKEHHYEKALGYYTLAILTGKDNPKYLRRRATCLTHLKKYDKALEDMEKVIQNHGHNSLKTRVEDHCSKGRLLLAVAEEAAAVKQYIEALQLDESMALFSIMNGPGSEIVTRTFHKVAQYNFEMQHYEEAWKITDYGLKIDKNSELKKLKTRLKRESSSCSIH; encoded by the exons ATGTCACCTCAGGAGCTTGCCACACTGCTCTGTGAAGAAGGGGACCACCATCTCGCGCAGCAGGAGCTACCAGTAGCCACTGCTTTCTACATGGCTGCCTTTAGCTGCAGTGCCCCCACAGCAGTACAGAAGGTGAACTCCTTAGACAAAGGGCTCTGGGAGAAGGTGATGACCACCCTGGAGATGTGGTGCAAAGGCGAGAACCAGATTCCCAAGATCCAGAGCAAGAACTTGGCCGTTGTTTCCCTCAGTGTGGGAATAGCTGCCATCTTTCTCTCCACCCTAAGTCCTAACAATGTGGTATCCTCAgtatataaactggagagccTGCTCAGGCGAGGATGCTCAGAGGAGGTGGTGAGTAAATGCAATGCCCTGCTCGAGGCTAACCCAAAGGATTCAatggaactgctgctgctgagggcaTTGGCATGGGTGCTGTCAGGGACACAAGTTGGGAAGGGAGTTGCAGACTATATCCAAGCCTTTGTGATGCATCGGGCTGAGGCAGTGGCCTATGTGAGTAGCAGGCAAAAGGAACACCTCCCAGAGGTCATCCAAGCCTTCTCCAATTGTCTCTCAgcatatcagaaagaaaacgaAGATGACAGTTCCTCAGACCAGTGGCTGGGCAACTGCTGTGACTTCCTCTCTGCAGTAGCACCAGAAGACATTTGGGTTTGCAGGGTGCAGGCAGCTTACCTCCTTAAGAAACGCAGATTTGAGGAGTGTGTGGCCATTTGTAGCAAGGCCCTCCAGGGCTTCTCAGCTGACAATAATCTCAGAGATGAGAAAGCCTTGGCTCTGCTCTTGCAACGGGCTGCTGCTTATTTCTTCTTGGGCGGACAGATGCAGGAAATGATGCAGGACTTAGCAGAAGCCTTTGCAGCAAACCCTGCCCAGGCAATGAAACACTTCGAAGAGCTCTTCGCACCACACGACAGGGAAAGCATAGAAGAACAGGCTAGGACTGTCCTGGAGCTGAAGTTTGCAGCATACAGGGAGGCTGTGCGTACTCGGACTGAACTCAGAGGCAATCATGGTACTGAATTGCTCCCTTCTGTCATCCAGACAGTCCAGTTTCTTCTCCACATCTCCCTAGGGTCCAAACGGGAGCTCAGTGTTCGGCTAGCAGACTGCCATCTCCTGCATGGACACATCAGGACTGCCCTGGATATCTGTGACTACCTcttggcagcagagcagaaaacttACTACAATACTCTCTTAGCGTTGCGAGGATTCTGCTCCCTCCATACTCACAACCACCAGGAAGCCCTGCAGGACTTTCAAAAGGTCATTGAGCATGATTCCCCACATCCTAACAGCTGTATTAAAGCCCTGTGTGGGCGTGGACTTCTCCGGATTTCTGGTGGCAGCCATTACTTGACAGCCCTGGACTACATCACAGCTTGCCAGTTAAAGCTGGAAGAAACCATCTTCACAATCAAGTCCTATGTGCCATGGAACCAAAGAGGACTGCTGCTAAAAGTTCTCCAAGAAGAAGGACAGAAGATGCTCCAGAAGAAGAG agaTGCACCTGGGGTTTACCATCTGGCTTCTCTGTTGGTGGAGCTGGACACCTCTGATGAAGTGTCACGGATCCTTCGCGCTGATTCCCTGTACCAGATGGGCCGTGTAGAAGAAGCTCACAAGCTCCTCTCACTAGCACTCTCAGAAAGTCCACAAAGTTCTCCCATCCTGGCTCGGCTTGCACTTCTGCAGTTGAAGAAAGGTTTCATGTATGATGGCAACCAG CTACTAAAGAAAGTGATCAGAATTGGAGACACCTCCTGCCTCCTGCCCATCATGGACATTTTCAAAGATGAAGACAGGAAACTGATGAAAACTCACTGCCATTGCAGAGCTCTGACCATCTTGAAGGACAAACGGGAGGATGCTGACATCAAGGAGGCCATCGCCTACCTTTCCTTTGCCATCATTGCTTCAG GTGGTTATGCTGAAGATTGTCTTCTCATCAGGGCTCGATGTTATGGGCGCCTTGGTCAGAAAAAAACTGCTATTTTTGATTTTAATGCCATCCTAAAGGAGGACCCTAGGAATGCACAGGCTCTGAGTGGACGAGGATTCATTCACCTTGCTCTGAAGCAGCAAAAG GAGGCAGTGCAAGATTTGGTCTCAGCACTGAAGGTGGAGGCAGGAGTAGTGATCCCAGCAATTCTGTCTTTAAAGCATGAAGCCAGAAGGTTGATCACTCAGTGGCTTCTTCAGCATGGCAGGATGACTCTAACTGAGCTTGTTGCTACTAAAGACCTCTCAAAACGAGAACCCTTCAGAGATCTTCTCATGATTGCAAAAGCACTAATTAAAATTTGCAAGGATTCACAATATCACATCTTCTACACAGATGTTTTGATCGCAAATG GAAGGTATGAAGAGGCCGTTAATCACCTTCGGGAGGCGTTTGGCCACTCTCTTGCTGATGACTTTGCTAGTGCAAgactggctgtgctgcagctgaagaggaggaatgtGCCAGTGGCAGCTCGCTCATTCAGCAACCTGGCTAAGAGAGATGAAAGGGAGTTGGGGTTTCTCCTGAACTTCATAGACGCTAAGCAACAGCAGCATCTCTCTCAG atCGCAGCCCAAGAAGGAAATGTGCTGATGAAAGAACACCACTATGAGAAGGCTCTTGGTTATTACACTCTGGCCATCTTAACCGGCAAAGATAATCCAAAGTATCTCCGACGGAGGGCCACTTGCCTTACGCACTTGAAAAAATATGACAAAGCTCTAGAAGATATGGAGAAAGTGATCCAGAATCATGGCCACAACAGCCTTAAGACACGTGTTGAGGACCACTGCTCAAAAGGACGCCTGCTATTGGCAGTGGCGGAGGAAGCAGCAGCCGTTAAGCAGTATATTGAGGCACTGCAGTTAGACGAATCCATGGCATTGTTCAGCATCATGAACGGCCCTGGCAGTGAAATTGTAACCAGAACATTTCATAAGGTTGCACAATATAACTTTGAAATGCAGCATTATGAAGAGGCCTGGAAAATCACAGACTATGGCCTTAAAATTGATAAAAACAGTGAacttaaaaagctgaaaacgAGACTTAAGCGAGAATCATCAAGCTGTAGCATACATTAA